Proteins from a single region of Fusobacterium gonidiaformans ATCC 25563:
- a CDS encoding 2-hydroxyacyl-CoA dehydratase subunit D has product MEEIKELLEQFKYYANNPRKQLDKYLAEGKKAVGIFPYYAPEEIVYAAGVVPFGVWGGQGPIERAKEYFPTFYYSMALRCLEMALDGTLDGLSASMVTTLDDTLRPFSQNYKVSAGRKIPMIFLNHGQHRKEAFGKQYNARIFNKAKEELEKICDVTVTDENLKKAFVVYNENRAEKRKFIKLAASHPQTIKASDRCYVLKSSYFMLKDEHTAMLKKLNEKLAALPEEKWDGVRVVTSGVITDNPGLLEVFDAYKVCVVADDVAHESRGLKVDIDLSIEDPMLALADQFARMDEDPILYDPDIWKRPKYVVDLAKENNADGCLLFMMNFNDTEEMEYPSLKQAFDAAKIPLIKMGYDQQMVDFGQVKTQLETFNEIVQLNRM; this is encoded by the coding sequence ATGGAAGAAATAAAAGAATTGTTAGAACAATTTAAATACTATGCAAATAACCCAAGAAAGCAATTGGATAAATATCTTGCTGAAGGGAAAAAGGCAGTAGGAATTTTCCCATATTATGCTCCTGAAGAAATTGTATATGCAGCCGGAGTAGTACCTTTTGGTGTATGGGGAGGTCAAGGACCGATTGAAAGAGCGAAAGAATATTTCCCAACTTTCTATTATTCTATGGCATTACGATGTTTAGAAATGGCATTAGATGGAACTTTAGATGGATTATCAGCATCGATGGTAACTACTTTAGATGACACTTTGAGACCTTTTTCTCAAAACTATAAAGTAAGTGCCGGAAGAAAAATTCCTATGATTTTCTTAAACCATGGACAACATAGAAAAGAAGCTTTTGGAAAACAATACAATGCTAGAATTTTTAACAAGGCAAAAGAAGAATTAGAAAAAATTTGTGATGTGACTGTGACAGATGAAAACTTAAAGAAAGCTTTTGTAGTTTACAATGAAAATAGAGCTGAAAAAAGAAAATTCATTAAATTAGCTGCAAGCCATCCACAAACAATCAAGGCCTCAGATCGATGTTATGTATTGAAGAGTTCTTACTTTATGTTGAAAGATGAACATACAGCAATGTTAAAGAAATTAAATGAAAAATTAGCTGCATTACCAGAAGAAAAATGGGATGGAGTTCGAGTGGTAACAAGTGGAGTTATTACAGATAACCCAGGATTATTAGAAGTATTTGATGCTTATAAAGTATGTGTAGTTGCAGATGACGTAGCTCACGAATCAAGAGGATTAAAAGTGGATATTGACCTTTCTATCGAAGATCCAATGCTAGCATTAGCAGATCAATTTGCTAGAATGGACGAAGACCCTATTTTATACGATCCGGATATTTGGAAACGTCCAAAATATGTTGTGGACTTAGCAAAAGAAAACAACGCAGATGGTTGTCTATTATTTATGATGAACTTTAACGATACAGAAGAAATGGAATATCCTTCATTGAAACAAGCTTTCGATGCTGCAAAGATTCCTTTGATTAAAATGGGATATGACCAACAAATGGTAGACTTTGGACAAGTAAAAACACAATTAGAAACTTTCAACGAAATCGTACAATTAAATAGAATGTAA
- a CDS encoding leucine-rich repeat domain-containing protein, producing the protein MCQNVWENDDFIFKGDELKGMTAKGKDKVKTQGLTDMIIPATTPEGVAIKRIGDNAFYRRGLTSVVIPDTVESIGYDAFGVCKLTEVKLPSALVGIEGFAFYRNKLKKVIFGDKVKKIEPSAFALNELEEIDLPEGLELIDTSSFYKNSLSSVKIPASVKKINMYAFHKNNIAEVEVPAGAQLHVYAFEANTEIKK; encoded by the coding sequence ATGTGTCAAAATGTATGGGAAAATGATGATTTTATTTTTAAAGGCGACGAATTAAAAGGAATGACAGCAAAAGGAAAAGACAAAGTAAAAACACAAGGATTGACTGATATGATTATTCCTGCAACAACTCCTGAAGGGGTAGCAATTAAAAGAATTGGAGACAATGCTTTTTATAGAAGAGGCTTGACTTCTGTTGTAATTCCTGATACAGTAGAATCAATTGGATATGATGCTTTTGGAGTTTGTAAATTGACAGAAGTAAAATTGCCGTCAGCTTTGGTAGGAATCGAAGGATTTGCTTTTTATCGAAATAAATTAAAGAAAGTAATTTTTGGAGATAAAGTAAAGAAGATTGAACCAAGTGCTTTCGCATTAAACGAATTAGAAGAAATTGATTTACCGGAAGGATTAGAATTGATTGATACTTCATCTTTCTATAAAAATTCTTTATCTTCTGTAAAAATTCCGGCGTCTGTAAAGAAAATCAACATGTACGCATTCCATAAAAATAATATAGCAGAAGTAGAAGTTCCGGCAGGAGCACAACTTCATGTCTATGCGTTTGAAGCAAATACAGAAATAAAAAAATAA
- a CDS encoding 2-hydroxyacyl-CoA dehydratase subunit D, whose translation MAGKVEKLPNKTPRPIEGHKPAAAVLRGVVDKVYAGAWEAKRRGELVGWSSSKFPIELAKAFDLNVVYPENHAASTAAKKDGLRLCQAAEDMGYDNDICGYARISLAYAAGEPTDSRRMPQPDFVLCCNNICNMMTKWYENIARIHNIPLIMVDIPFSNTVDTPEEKVDYLIGQFDYAIKQLEELTGKKFDEKKFEDACARANRTAAAWLKSCSYMSYKPSPLSGFDLFNHMADIVAARCDEEAAIGFELLAQEFEQSIAEGTSTWEYPEEHRILFEGIPCWPGLRHLYEPLKDNGVNVTAVVYAPAFGFRYNNIREMAAAYCKAPCSVCIETGVEWRETMAKQNGISGALVNYNRSCKPWSGAMPEIERRWKEDLGIPVVHFDGDQADERNFSTEQYKTRVQGLVEIMEERKQERLAKGEDVYTNFENTKETDWSKPTLK comes from the coding sequence ATGGCTGGAAAAGTAGAAAAATTACCTAACAAAACACCAAGACCGATTGAAGGTCATAAACCTGCAGCCGCTGTTTTAAGAGGTGTTGTGGATAAAGTTTATGCAGGAGCTTGGGAAGCAAAAAGAAGAGGAGAATTAGTTGGATGGAGTTCTTCTAAATTCCCGATTGAATTAGCGAAAGCATTTGATCTAAATGTTGTATATCCAGAAAACCACGCAGCATCAACAGCAGCAAAGAAAGATGGATTAAGACTATGTCAAGCAGCAGAAGACATGGGATATGATAATGATATTTGTGGTTATGCAAGAATTAGTTTGGCTTATGCGGCAGGAGAACCTACCGATTCAAGAAGAATGCCTCAACCGGATTTCGTACTTTGTTGTAACAACATTTGTAATATGATGACAAAATGGTATGAAAATATTGCAAGAATTCATAATATTCCATTGATTATGGTAGATATTCCATTCTCAAATACAGTAGATACTCCGGAAGAAAAAGTGGATTATTTAATTGGACAATTCGACTATGCAATTAAACAATTAGAAGAATTAACAGGAAAGAAATTTGATGAAAAGAAATTTGAAGATGCTTGTGCAAGAGCAAATAGAACTGCTGCTGCATGGTTAAAATCTTGTTCTTATATGTCATACAAACCATCTCCTTTGAGTGGATTTGATTTATTCAACCATATGGCAGATATCGTAGCAGCAAGATGTGATGAAGAAGCAGCAATTGGTTTTGAATTATTGGCTCAAGAATTTGAACAATCTATCGCAGAAGGAACTTCTACTTGGGAATATCCGGAAGAACACAGAATTCTATTTGAAGGAATTCCTTGTTGGCCAGGATTACGACACTTATACGAACCATTAAAAGACAATGGAGTAAACGTAACTGCTGTTGTATATGCCCCTGCATTTGGATTCAGATATAACAATATTCGAGAAATGGCAGCTGCTTATTGTAAAGCTCCTTGTTCTGTGTGTATTGAAACAGGAGTAGAATGGAGAGAAACTATGGCAAAACAAAATGGTATCAGTGGAGCTTTGGTAAACTACAACCGAAGTTGTAAACCATGGAGTGGAGCTATGCCGGAAATCGAAAGAAGATGGAAAGAAGACTTAGGAATTCCAGTCGTTCACTTTGACGGAGACCAAGCAGATGAAAGAAACTTCTCGACAGAACAATACAAGACAAGAGTGCAAGGTCTAGTAGAAATCATGGAAGAAAGAAAACAAGAAAGATTGGCAAAAGGTGAAGATGTATATACAAACTTTGAAAATACCAAAGAAACTGATTGGTCAAAACCAACATTGAAATAG
- a CDS encoding acyl-CoA dehydratase activase yields the protein MSKFTMGVDVGSTASKCVILKDGKEIVAKAVISVGTGTSGPARAIKQALEEIGYHSIEQLDGAVATGYGRNSLEEVPAQMSELSCHAKGAYFLFPKVRTIIDIGGQDSKALKVGDNGMLENFVMNDKCAAGTGRFLDVIAKVLEVDLNDLEKLDEQSKVDVAISSTCTVFAESEVISQLARGTKIEDIVKGIHTAIASRVGSLAKRVGIKDQVVMTGGVALNQGMVRALEKNIGFKIHTSEYCQLNGAIGAALFAYQKCLQAEK from the coding sequence ATGAGTAAGTTTACGATGGGAGTCGATGTTGGTTCGACTGCTTCTAAATGTGTCATATTAAAAGATGGAAAAGAGATTGTTGCCAAAGCAGTAATTTCTGTAGGAACTGGAACAAGCGGACCAGCAAGAGCCATCAAACAGGCATTAGAAGAAATAGGATATCATTCCATTGAGCAATTGGATGGAGCAGTTGCCACAGGATATGGGCGAAATTCTCTAGAAGAAGTTCCGGCACAAATGTCAGAGTTATCTTGTCATGCTAAGGGAGCGTATTTCTTGTTCCCAAAGGTAAGAACCATTATTGATATTGGAGGACAAGATTCTAAGGCATTAAAAGTTGGAGACAATGGAATGTTAGAAAACTTTGTCATGAATGATAAATGTGCTGCTGGGACAGGAAGATTTTTAGATGTCATTGCAAAAGTCTTAGAAGTGGATTTGAATGACTTAGAAAAATTAGATGAACAATCAAAAGTAGATGTTGCAATTAGCTCTACTTGTACTGTGTTTGCGGAATCTGAAGTAATTTCTCAGTTAGCAAGAGGAACAAAAATTGAAGATATTGTGAAGGGAATTCATACTGCGATTGCAAGTCGTGTCGGAAGCCTAGCGAAAAGAGTAGGAATCAAAGACCAAGTTGTAATGACAGGTGGGGTTGCCTTGAATCAAGGAATGGTTCGAGCACTTGAGAAAAACATCGGATTTAAAATTCATACAAGTGAATATTGTCAATTAAATGGAGCAATTGGAGCAGCATTATTTGCATATCAAAAATGTCTGCAAGCAGAAAAATAA
- a CDS encoding biotin--[acetyl-CoA-carboxylase] ligase: protein MKIYPFEVLDSTNDYMKEHRETFQEFDVVMAKNQRAGKGRRGNIWISTEGMALFTFLVKKREQETDEKYMKLPLLAGLAVIRALKNRKELEYQFKWTNDIYLRNKKLAGILVERREDDFFIGIGMNVNNPIPLEIKNIAISLQEVYQETTEIESLIREIVLECEKLLEEYFSGQWEDILQEINAMNYLKGKKIGLRAGNLFVQGIVQRIDENGELELLSQEGLQSFGIGEVVKERILIKLEKNLEIFAKAYILKEANYDVIAYTQETFEGIWKERLEKLQVKIERNSSLEEMTQKYQAKSLEEYPDIFPLEYYEEEKIKEISKIFA from the coding sequence ATGAAAATATATCCATTTGAGGTTTTAGATTCTACAAATGATTATATGAAGGAACATCGAGAAACATTTCAAGAATTCGATGTCGTGATGGCGAAAAATCAAAGGGCAGGAAAAGGCCGCCGGGGAAATATTTGGATTTCTACGGAAGGAATGGCTCTTTTTACCTTTTTGGTGAAAAAAAGAGAACAGGAAACAGATGAGAAATATATGAAATTACCTCTTTTAGCAGGATTGGCTGTGATTAGAGCTTTAAAAAATAGAAAAGAACTGGAATATCAATTTAAATGGACCAATGATATTTATTTACGTAATAAAAAATTAGCCGGTATTCTGGTGGAGAGACGAGAAGATGATTTTTTTATTGGGATTGGAATGAATGTAAATAATCCGATTCCTCTAGAAATTAAAAATATAGCAATTTCTTTGCAAGAAGTGTATCAAGAAACAACGGAAATAGAATCCTTGATTCGTGAGATTGTTCTTGAATGTGAAAAACTCTTAGAAGAATATTTTTCAGGTCAATGGGAAGATATTTTACAAGAGATCAATGCTATGAATTATTTAAAAGGAAAAAAGATAGGACTTCGAGCAGGAAATCTTTTTGTACAAGGGATTGTGCAAAGAATTGATGAAAATGGAGAATTAGAACTTTTATCACAAGAAGGTTTACAAAGTTTTGGGATAGGAGAAGTGGTAAAAGAAAGAATTCTTATAAAATTGGAAAAAAATTTAGAGATATTTGCAAAAGCATATATTTTAAAAGAAGCGAATTATGATGTCATTGCTTATACACAAGAAACTTTTGAAGGTATTTGGAAAGAAAGATTGGAAAAATTACAAGTGAAGATAGAACGAAATTCAAGTTTGGAAGAAATGACTCAAAAATATCAAGCAAAGAGTTTGGAAGAGTATCCGGATATTTTTCCTTTGGAGTATTACGAAGAAGAAAAAATAAAGGAAATTTCAAAAATATTTGCTTGA